In one Brassica oleracea var. oleracea cultivar TO1000 chromosome C9, BOL, whole genome shotgun sequence genomic region, the following are encoded:
- the LOC106316001 gene encoding uncharacterized protein LOC106316001 codes for MGDLSLNKDGTNQRRNRENEDSWHCLDSHKHGRSKSASSERDLQVSSDGASPFPKHYPRMQTSSVQTTANKKPKALNAPSQDRASLERDVEQLHLRLQQEKSMRMVLEKAMGRASSSLSPRHRHFYSQAKELITEIELLEEEVANREHHVLSLYRNIFEETISRASSKQSSVISSPAHHIKQPPRKHPSVISNAFCSSNNFSLKPWHAMVTFKDLSRKPSKKDQSSQFQDNSCLPSIKSCSGQAKSYSKDSVTEITPSQRTLKDHLYQCPSKLSEEMVKCMASVYFWICSSSMSADPEKRKKDSPILSRLAASNVVIPKNVMGEDRSWSCRSIVEVSLISSDKRIFSQASYAINNYRLLVEQLERVSINQMEGNAKLAFWINIYNALLMHAYLAYGVPANSLRRLALFHKSAYNIGGHIINANTIEYSIFCFRTPRNGRWFETIITTALRKKPTEDKVSLKFSLHNPEPSLCFALCTGVLSDPVLKAYTATNIKEELEASKREFLRANMVVKTQKKVFLPKIIERFTKEASLSLDDLVRWLIDNSDEKLGESIQKCVEGNPNYKKASQVIEWLPYSSRFRYVFSKDLMEKKLWWV; via the exons ATGGGTGATCTCAGTTTGAATAAAGACGGTACAAACCAGAGAAGAAACAGAGAAAATGAAGATTCTTGGCATTGCCTGGATTCTCATAAACATGGACGGTCTAAAAG TGCATCGTCAGAGCGAGACCTCCAAGTTTCTAGTGATGGAGCTTCACCATTTCCCAAACATTACCCTAGAATGCAA ACATCCTCTGTTCAAACAACAGCAAACAAGAAACCAAAAGCTCTGAATGCTCCTTCACAAGATAGAGCATCTCTGGAACGAGAT GTTGAGCAGCTTCATCTGCGTCTACAACAAGAAAAGTCTATGAGAATGGTGTTAGAGAAAGCTATGGGGCGTGCTTCAAGTAGCTTATCTCCAAGGCACAGACATTTTTATTCTCAG GCAAAGGAACTTATCACTGAGATCGAATTGCTTGAAGAAGAAGTCGCGAATCGCGAGCATCATGTGCTCTCTTTGTACCGGAATATCTTTGAAGAGACAATAAGCAGAGCATCTTCAAAGCAAAGCTCAGTGATTTCTTCTCCAGCTCATCATATAAAGCAACCACCAAGAAAACACCCAAGTGTCATTTCAAATGCATTTTGTTCCTCCAATAACTTCTCTCTAAAGCCTTGGCATGCTATGGTTACTTTTAAAGATTTGAGCAGAAAACCCTCCAAAAAGGATCAGTCTTCTCAGTTCCAGGATAATAGCTGTCTTCCTTCAATAAAAAGTTGCTCAGGCCAAGCAAAA TCCTATTCAAAGGATTCAGTAACGGAGATAACTCCATCACAGAGAACTCTTAAGGATCATTTGTACCAATGCCCTAGCAAGTTGTCTGAAGAAATGGTCAAGTGTATGGCTTCAGTGTACTTCTGGATTTGCAGCAGTTCCATGTCGGCAGATCCTGAGAAGAGGAAAAAAGATTCACCAATCCTATCAAGATTGGCGGCTAGCAATGTG GTTATTCCCAAGAATGTTATGGGTGAAGACCGATCTTGGTCATGCAGATCCATAGTGGAAGTATCTTTGATCTCATCAGACAAGAGAATATTCTCGCAAGCATCATATGCTATTAACAACTATAG GCTCCTTGTTGAACAACTGGAGAGAGTTTCTATAAATCAAATGGAAGGAAATGCAAAATTAGCATTTTGGATCAACATCTACAATGCTCTCCTTATGCAT GCATACCTAGCATATGGTGTACCAGCTAATTCTCTCAGAAGGTTAGCTTTGTTTCACAAG TCTGCGTATAATATCGGTGGACACATCATAAATGCAAACACCATTGAATACTCCATCTTCTGCTTCCGGACTCCACGAAATGGACGT TGGTTTGAGACCATAATCACCACCGCCTTGAGGAAGAAGCCAACTGAAGATAAAGTAAGCTTAAAGTTCAGTCTTCACAACCCAGAGCCATCTCTCTGCTTTGCTCTTTGCACTGGTGTACTCTCAGATCCAGTG TTAAAGGCATACACTGCCACAAACATTAAAGAGGAACTAGAAGCTTCGAAAAGGGAGTTTCTACGGGCAAACATGGTTGTAAAAACACAGAAGAAAGTGTTCTTGCCTAAGATTATTGAGAGGTTTACAAAGGAAGCTTCTCTTAGCCTTGACGATTTGGTGAGATGGTTAATAGATAACTCAGACGAAAAGCTTGGGGAATCGATACAAAAATGCGTGGAAGGTAACCCAAACTACAAGAAAGCGTCTCAGGTGATTGAATGGTTGCCATACAGTTCAAGGTTTCGTTATGTATTCTCAAAGGACTTGATGGAGAAAAAGCTTTGGTGGGTTTAA
- the LOC106317206 gene encoding uncharacterized protein LOC106317206, translating to MTRRCSHCNHNGHNSRTCPSRGVMLFGVRLTGGSIRKSASMGNLLSHGHGSGSPGAVPDHVAGDGYTSEGFVAGSSSSRERKKGAIWTEEEHRMYLLGLEKLGKGDWRGISRKYVRTRTPTQVASHAQKHFMRLSDVSRRKRRSSLFDMIPHEGGDTPLDLQAPKAENTRVETKMQRGDSVHQKFARNSIHATPIFKIEESESMDSTNSTIKEPTPPTTQLRSQPQPQRPGSYPVLYPGYFSPYYPFPFPVWSAGYVLEPAKKEETHEILRPTAVHSKAPFNVNGLLGMTTKLSLGEPKENGESDQSLSLKLGGGSETRQSPLHPNA from the exons ATGACGCGGCGATGCTCTCACTGCAATCACAATGGTCACAACTCTAGGACATGTCCCAGTCGTGGGGTGATGCTTTTTGGTGTAAGGCTCACCGGAGGTTCGATCAGGAAAAGTGCTAGTATGGGTAATCTTCTTAGCCATGGGCATGGGTCGGGTTCTCCGGGTGCTGTCCCTGACCATGTCGCTGGTGATGGTTACACTTCTGAGGGTTTCGTTGCTGGCTCTTCCTCTAGCCGCGAGAGAAAGAAAG GAGCTATATGGACAGAGGAAGAACATAGGATGTACTTGTTAGGTTTAGAGAAGCTAGGCAAAGGTGATTGGAGAGGCATTTCAAGAAAATATGTGAGGACAAGGACACCAACACAGGTTGCTAGCCATGCTCAGAAGCATTTCATGAGACTATCTGATGTGTCTCGTCGCAAAAGACGTTCTAGTCTCTTTGATATGATTCCTCATGAG GGAGGAGATACTCCATTGGATTTGCAAGCACCAAAAGCAGAGAACACTCGTGTGGAAACAAAAATGCAAAGGGGTGATTCGGTTCACCAGAAATTTGCTCGTAATTCCATTCATGCAACACCGATCTTCAAAATCGAAGAATCTGAATCAATGGACTCAACAAACTCTACCATTAAGGAACCAACCCCCCCAACCACACAACTGCGTTCACAACCTCAACCGCAACGACCTGGCTCGTACCCGGTACTCTATCCAGGCTACTTCTCACCATATTACCCATTTCCATTCCCAGTATGGTCTGCGGGTTATGTTCTTGAACCAGCCAAGAAAGAGGAAACTCACGAGATTCTCAGACCAACTGCAGTGCACTCGAAAGCTCCCTTCAATGTCAATGGGCTTCTTGGTATGACTACTAAGCTCAGCCTTGGAGAGCCAAAAGAGAATGGTGAATCCGATCAGTCTCTTTCGCTGAAGCTAGGTGGAGGTTCAGAGACGAGACAATCACCATTGCACCCGAATGCTTAG